The genomic stretch TTTGCACCACTTTAAACGGTCCTGACCACCGGGAATTCAACTTACCCGGGAACAACCTCAATCTTGAGTTGTATAGCAGCATTAATTCTCCGGGTTTGAAGTTCTGATTCAAGATATGCTTGTCATGCATCAGTTTCATCCTGTCTTTATATAGTCTAGCACTCTCGAATGCCTGGAACCGGAATTCTTCAAGCTCATGCAACCCAATAACTTTGTTGTTGTCCGATGTCTCCATGTTTAAGTTCAGCTGCCGCAATGCCCACAGTGCTTTGTGTTCGAGCTCAACCGGAATGTGGCATGCCTTTCCAaataccaacttgtatggtgacataccaattggagttttgaaggTGGGAATAACCACAATGCATCATCCAGCTTCATCGCCCAATTAGTTCTTGTTGCATTCATTGTTTTTGAGAGGACACTCTTGATTTCTATATTTCACACTTCCACATGCCCGCTTGTTTGTGGGTGGTATGGTGAGGCTACCTTGTGGCGAACTCCATACTTCTCCAATAGGCGTGCAAgcgctctattacaaaaatgagagcCACCATCACTGATTATGGCTCGGGGGTGCCAAAACATGTGAAGATGTTTTTCTTTAGGAAACTGGTCACCTTTTTCGCGTCATTGGTTGGGAGAGAAAGTTcttcgacccacttggagacatagtTAATAGTAACTAGTATATAATTGTTACCGTATGAGCTGACGAAAggccccatgaagtcaatcccctacatgtcaaacacttccacctcttggaTTGTAGTCATTAGCATCTCATGATGATGGGATATGTTGCCCGTTATTTGACATTCATCACAGTTTTTGACCCAAGCATGGGCATCCTTGAACAATGTAGGCCAATATAGGCCTGATTCCAGCACCTTTGCTGTTGTCTGAATTCCTCTAAAGTGTTcaccatatggtgaagcatgGCAAGCCTGTAAAATAGAGGGTTGATCTTGCTCGGGGATACACCGCCAGATCATGTTATCAACACATATTTTGAACAATAAAGGTTCGTCCCAATAATACGCCCGACAATCACGGAAAAAAATTCTCTTTTGAATTGAGGAGAGATTATGAGGTACAATACCACATGCTAAGtaattagcaatatcagcataccatGGTGCCTCCTCCATTGTCACATGAAGTAATTGGTCATCAAGGAATGTCTCAAGGATATATTCAACCTTCGTTGTCTTTTCTGCCCCTTCCAACCTCGAGAGGTGGTATGATACTTGGTTGTCTGTCCCCTTTCAGTCACGGATCTCCAGGTCAAATTCTTGTAGCAACAGAACCCAGCAAATCAAGCGGGGTTTGGAATCCTTTTTTGCTATCAAGTACCTAATGGTTGCGTGGTCAGTATAAACAATAACTTCCGAGCCAATCAAGTATGACCTGAATTTGTCAAAGTCAAACACTACAGAAAGCATTTCCTTTTCCGTGACCGTGTAGTTCAGTTTTGCACCACTAAGCATCCTGCTTGCATAGTAAATTGGGTGCATAATTCTCCTTGCGCTGCCCCAAAACTGCTCCTATAGCGTAATCACTAGCGTCGCACATCAGCTCGAATGGTTGCTCTTAGTTGGGTACAACAATGATGGGTGCATTCACCAATCTCTTCTTCAGCTTCTCAAATGCTAACTTGCAATCATTATAAAACAAAAGGTTCTGATCTTTTTCTAGCAGTTTACATAAGGGGTtagcaatttttgaaaaatccttgatgaaccgcCTGTAGAATCCGACGTGCCTAAGTAAACTTCACACTGCTTTCACTGAAGTGGGTGCTGGGAGCTTCTCAATCATGTCAACTTTTGCATTATCTACTTCAATCCCTTTTCTGGACACTCTATGCTCAAACACTATGTCTTCTTGTACCATAAAAcggcacttctcccagttcagcaccaaatttgtctccacacatcATTTGAGCACTCTCTTAAGGTTGTGAAGACAATCTTTGAATGAATCCCCTACCATGaagaaatcatccataaacacCTCCATAATGTCTTCGACCATGTCGGTGAAGATGGCTAGCATACACCGCTGGAATGTGGACGGTGCGTTGCAAAgtccaaagggcatcctccgaaaggCAAAGATGTCATACGGACATGTGAAGGATGTTTTTCTCTATCTTTCGGGGCTATtgagatctgattgtaccctgattatccatccaagaaacaaaaATGGGATCGCTCAGCTAACCTGTTCAACATCTGGTCAATGAAGGGTAAGGGGAAATGGTCCTTTCGGGTGGTTGCATTTAATTTCCTGTAATCCATGCAAATCCGCCACCCTATTACTGTACGAGTTGAGATCAACTCGTTCTTCTCATTTTGCACAACTGTCATTCCACCCATTTTCGGTACACACTGGACCGGGCTTACCTAATTGCTATTAGAGATGGGAAAGATGATGCTCGCGTCCAGTCACTTGATTACCTCCTTCTTCACTACCTCTTTCATATTCGGGTTCAGCCTTTGTTGATGTTCCCTAGAAGGTTTGCTCCCTTCTTCCAGGcgaatcttgtgcatacaaaaggcCGGGCTGTTACCTTTATGTCttccatggtccacccaatggcaatTTTGCATTCCTGCAAGACCTGTAATAATTTTTCTACATGCACAACTAGCAAATCAGATGATATAATAACAGGAAAAGTAGAATTGGGACCCAATAAAGCATACCTGAGGTGGACTAGAAGCGATTTCAGCTCCAATTGGGGTGGTTCCTCTATTGATGGTTTTGTAGGTGGTGTAGCTCTTTTTTCTAACTTAAGAGACTCGAACTGAGGTTCCCTCTTCTAGAATCCTTGTCCTTCGAGTGTCATGACCCACTTTGCCAGCCTCCACCATCCATCTCCTTTAAATTTGTCAAGAAAGCTCCCCTCTCCTCATGGATTGTTGAACGTTGAATATAACTTCTTTATCGTTCAACCTCATTTTTAACTCCCTAGTTTCACAATCAATCAATTCTCTGCTAGTGGCTAAGAATGGCCTCCCCAGAATGATGGGTATCACTTCATCTACCTGGCAGTCCAGAATAACAAAGTCTGTAGGGAATACAAACTTTCCCACTTGTACCAGCACATCATCAAGAATCCCCGTCGGCCTTTTAACCGTGCGATCAGCCAGCTGCAACAGCATCGACTTCGGTCTAGCTCTGCCAATGCCCAGTTTTGTGTATATTGCCAAAGGCATCAAGTTTATGTTGGCTCCTAAGTCATACAATGCTTTTGCAAATACATAACTCCCAATAGTACATGGAATAGTAAAGCTACCTGGATCAGACATCTTTTGAGCCATGGGTCTTGTCACTACTGCACTACATGTCTGTGTTAGAGTTACTGTGGATCAgtcctgaaaatcaaattttCGTGACATCAGGTCATTCATCATCTTTGAATAGCCTGGTATTTCCCTCAATGCATCCATTAGAGGAATATTTAATTGAATTTGACGAAGCATCTCCATGAATTTCCTGTATtgatcttctttcttttattttgctaGTCTTTGAGGAAATAATGCAGGTATCACCCTTTGTTCACTACTTGTCGGCTTCTCTTTGTTGGGGTTTTATGGCACAAGAGGTACCACCTATTTGCAGCTTGTTCACTCTCTTTTGCCTTACCCTTATCAACCTGAACCTGTTCAACCACCACTCAGTTTGTTCTACTGATTCATCTATATCTAATGGAACTAGAGTGGCTGGTGTAGTCTCTCTTCTAGATTGAGCAACTTCTTGCTCCTTGTCTAAATCTCTTCCATTCCGGAGACTTACTGCCACAGCTGATTCGGGTTTTGATCCTTGGGATTAATGTTCGTGTCGGCTGGCAATGTTCCTTAGGGGCATTTATTTAAGGCCATGGACAGTTGCCCCAGTTGAAATTCAAAATTCTTTATTGCTGAGTCATGCACTGCCAACTTTTCCTGCATCTTACCATTTGTTCCAATGAGTTGTTGCAGCATACCCTGATTTCTACCATGTTGCCATCCTGTTACTGAGGAGGTGGCTAATATGCCAACTATTGCTGGTTCTACTGTGGATAGCCCTGTTGTATCTGATAATGAATCATTTGGCCTTGGGGTGCATACCTCCAGGTTGTGGCATGTTCGGTCTGTACTGCTGATTGGGTGCTGGTCTCCATTGTTGTCCTCTTTGTCTCTGACCCCCAAAATTGTTGACATAATTCATATCCTCTCTTAACCCTTGGTTGTCACCTTCTTCACTCTATGAACACACATAAGATAGATTAATGCAAGGTGTACACAGTCCTCCATTTGTTGTGTCAACGATATGCACTTACTttgtacccatctcatcaatcttcttTGTCAATATACTTATCCGAGTCATGAGTGTGGCTATGTTCTCTACATGtgaattatttgggtcaagaggaaCTGAATGCACTATTGTTGCAAGGGTCGTACCTTTCGTCATCCTCCCCGAATtctgggacatcttgtcaagaagaATTTTACACTCTGTGAATGTCTTGCTCAAAAATGCACCCCAACTAAAGCTTCTACATTAGCTTTTAAATTGTCTGCTAACCCCAAGTAGAATCTCTGTCCAAGCATCTggtctggaataccatggtgggGATACTTCACTAGCATCCCTTTGAATCTTTCCCAAGTTTTCTGCAAGGTCTTAGTAGGCTGCTGCTTGTACTGCAATATCTCATCAATCTATCTTGCAGTCTTATCGGGCGGGTAAAAATTATTCAGGAactgcttgactaattcctcccaagtgaTAATGGAATTTATTGGGAGCAAATTCAGCCAAGTCTGAGCTTCCCAGTCACAGAAAATGGGAATAGTAACATCTTGATATCTTCTGGGGTCACATTTGGCTACGTTTGGGTCACACAAATAGACAAAAAAAATTTAGGTGTTGTTAagggtcttcaatgtgtgacccgGAGAATAATCCCTTATTCTACAGAAGATGCAGTATGTTGTTCGTGATTTGGAATGTCTCCGCTTATATTGGGGGCACAACAACGGCGGTGGCCAGGTTGTCAGCTATTGGTTGTGCCCAATCATAAAGTGCAGCTTCTGGCATAAGAGGTGCCACCACTCTGACGTTTGGGTCAGCTTGATCATCCCTGATGTTCCCGTTGACGTTATCTACGTCACCCATTTCAATTTCAAGTTGGTGTGTTTGTTGTGACTGTTTGTTCCTCTTGTTGGCACGGTTTAAAGCCCTGAATTTTTTCTcggggtctgagagtccttcaagCAATTTGCCAGTCCTCAAAGAATctctaggcatacacctgaatcacacaagagttcaaacgttagaatttcaatgaaaaaTTATTTATCACCATAGAAAATTGATCTAAACTAATAATTCTAGcactacttctaagttgtaataaataacaTTGTTAGTTCCctggcaatggcgccaaaatttgatcatgcccaactatgccttataaaagacaacgcagtcgttgcaaatataatctggtttcAAGTCCGGAGTTGAATCCTTAGGGAATTAACCTATCTACTGCAACTCTTGGTAATGCCATTACAAGCTCAAACAATTTTCGGATGCAAGATTTTTTTAAATAAGTATTGAGTTTTATTTAACTAAATCAAAATGATATTAAAACTACAATATTTTAaatcaaagataattcaatggtaaaaagatctagggtattgatttccccaattgctagtttacttcttaactcttttgctataatctcgctgtaatactctatgaggattatgagctatgggttaccgcaattatctctcgatcaactacgataatttactagagcattctcacgaactactctagctgataaTTTATGCAGCTctgaattatcccaccaaagtttcgttatctttaaccccacttttaagttcaagtaatgaatctcttcaattatccaaaagtggtgttgttcaatagTAGTCTAACAtagtattctttctcaagcaacacaaggtAATTAGACACAATTAATCAAGGGttcattcaattaatcaccatacaaaacatagttgaacaatcatataataaacccGACTCGATTATAACAAaattgagtcaaaacttcatgcaacaattggttccatcaaccctagattaaatgtttagctactcatagtaaAGCAAGATAAAACCATAAAATCATTCATAATTCGCAAATAATGATAACAAGAAGAAGATTGAAAACCTCTAATGGTgtcttgatcttctcacacttgttcttgcctccaattcaGTCTAAAAACAAGTTTAACCTTGACTTGGGCAagtttgttgagtttatataGGGTAAGGATAAGTTTTCCACGATTTACACTTTGGCCCTTAAACTTTTTGGCTTCCTTCAGATCTACTACGGTCGCGGCACGATCGCGGCACGATCCTGGTGGTTTCCAAACATTATATTTTCTGCCTTCTTTCACTGCGTTCTAGCCACGGTCGCGGTGGGCTGTTGCCCAgtttttcttcaccttttcttgcttgttttcaTCCGGGCTCTTCTCTATTGGCCTTGTATCTACATATTTGACCCCAAAATACTCTATATTCTCTTCCTAAATCGGAGTAGTTCCTGCAAAGCATAAAAACCTCAATTAGAGCATTTGGTTATCATTTAACACTTAAAACATCAATAAAGTATGGTTAACTTAGAGTATAAATAGCATCTACATCGTATAATATAGGCTACTATCAATTCACAAGTGCATCCTATTTGTTAAACTACAACAATAACATATGCAGTGTAATCCCATAAGTAGGATCTAGGAAGGGTAGAGTATACGCAAACCCTACCCCTACCTTTaaaagggtagagaggctattttcaaaagaccctcggctcaagacaTCCTACTTGTTAAAGTAAACAACTAAAACTTTGTCACGTGTTCTTTCAACTACGCA from Nicotiana sylvestris chromosome 12, ASM39365v2, whole genome shotgun sequence encodes the following:
- the LOC104240790 gene encoding uncharacterized protein, translating into METSDNNKVIGLHELEEFRFQAFESARLYKDRMKLMHDKHILNQNFKPGELMLLYNSRLRLFPGKLNSRWSGPFKVVQMFPSEAVEIKSEYGTNKFTVNGQRLKHYLRMTEGKGDSVVITLEEPQYTNEE
- the LOC138882956 gene encoding uncharacterized protein, whose protein sequence is MAQKMSDPGSFTIPCTIGSYVFAKALYDLGANINLMPLAIYTKLGIGRARPKSMLLQLADRTVKRPTGILDDVLVQVGKFVFPTDFVILDCQVDEVIPIILGRPFLATSRELIDCETRELKMRLNDKEVIFNVQQSMRRGELS